The nucleotide sequence ATTATATAGAATTGCCCTCGTACTTGTAATTATTGGAGCAATTAACTGGGGACTTATCGGCTTTTTCAAATTTGATTTAGTCGCATCTTTATTTGGCGGACAAACTGCCGGATTATCACGAATTGTTTATGCACTTGTCGGTCTTGCCGGTCTTGCATGCATTCCGTTGTTAATGAAAAACCTTGATGAAGAGGACAATGCAACCGTTACTCATACAAGAGCAACAAACAGACCGAATTATAATATGGAAGCTGGGAAAGAAGCTGATTTCTCAGAATACGCAAAGCAAAAAAACAAAAACAACAATAACAACAATAACGAGAAGTAATTCAGAAATAATTCAAAAGCAAAAGACCAGGCTCAGTAATGAGTACCTGGTCTTTTTAGCTTATTCAGAACTTTATCTTGGGATTAAGTAAAAAGCTCATCTCTTCGCATATTTTTTCCTACTTATAATAACCCAGCTATTATTTTTATCCATCCGAAAATAGACGTCCATAAAATAATACTTAAAATCAGGCCATTAAATAAACCTAAGAAAAATCTGTTTTCCAAGATTACCACTCCTTAAATTAAAGGTTGGCCAATCGGAGACTATTTAAGCTTTTGTCCCTTAGATTTCTTTTGGTAATGGATGGAAAGCATAGTTTTGAGAAGCTAGTATTGTGAGAAATATTAGTGTACACAAAAAAACACCCGACCATTAGGCGGGTGCCGCATCTTGCTATGATAACCATTTAGGCGGTGTGTTTTTGCTCCAGTAAATTTCGCCAAGGTCGTAATGCTTTGAGTAGTTGTCTTCAAACGTATGATAGTGGAAATTATAGTAGTAGCCATCAAAAGGACGGTTCTCTGTTCGTACATGGAAACGGATTACGTCAGTTTTTGATTTACTGTCCACAATGTGGAAGATTTTTTCCGAGTAATCACCACTTGGTTTTTCGGAAACCGTTAAGTTACGCAGTTTTTCATCGCCAACTCGTTCCACTGTCATTGCAATAGCCTCTTCGATTTTCGGAAAAATATCCGTTTCGAATTGTTGTTCAATAACCGGTCCGACTTTTGTTCCAAATTTTATGTATGATTGTTCTTTTGCAGCAGACACAAAGTCATCCGTAGTTGGCAGCGGTTTTTCATCAACGATAATATCATCCAACTGATAGGCAGCTGAAATATGGTTGTCGCTTGGACGATCCAATACCGATTTGCCATGACGATCTTCATCAAAATTCGCCCAAATTTCATGTTTTGGTGTAATTAAACCAAACGATAATAACGCGACAGAAACAACGAGAGATTTGTAAATCCATTTCTTCAAGTCTATCACCCACTTTTATTATGTATAATTTTAAAACGCTCTTACTTATATATACGAATATTATAACAAATAGTTTCATCTTTATTGTAAACATTGTACAATAAAAAAGGAAGATATTGTAGGTTATATTAAGGGAGGTTTTAAAAAATGGACATTGTTATGGGTCTTGGATTATTACTAATGCTTGGGTATATGACTTCTTTATGCTTCACGGACTAATAACTTTATTATGCACTAAGCAGCATCAATACGCCCTAGAATCCTTTATTCATCATATTTCTAGGGTATCTCTTATTCTTCATCGGACGATGAACAGCATTTAATTTATCTCGCGTATCATCAATTGTCATGTATTCACCGCCTTTCAATGTTTGAGTGATCATAAAAAGCCACACCCGTTTGGATATGACTTTGAGAATCACTTAACTTCTTCTATAGAAACAATGTGGTTTGTAAATATTAATTCTGATTGCTCTTCTTTCCCCTCATATAACACGAATCTTATATAACCAGAATGAAAGCGACCGTCATCTTGTAAATACATTTCTTCAAATTCCTTAAGACTGGCTTTCATCTCTATCTTTTCACCATTACTCAAACGTAAAATTAAACTCATAACTATTCCTCCCTTCACACTAATCATAATGTGAATGGAAATTATTGTCACTACTATATCCCTAATAAATTTATGCATACTTTTGTGCATTCAAATTTTGAGATATTTTATTAAAAGCTGGGATTGAATTGTTGCATGAGTATAGTGCAGACCGTGGAAAGTTATTTTCGGTTCACCTTGTTCATTTATTACTTTTTTTAATGTGCCATCCAAACCGATTTGGATGGTTTTTATTCTGAGAATTGGACAAGGGGCCCCCAAATGTTGGGGACCCCTTTAGTATTTAATAGATAGATTTATAAATAAATGAAAGTCTCAACCCGATCATCCGGGGAATTTATATTTATTCGGAGTGCACAACTCCAGTTTTAACCGCGGTAAAATTCTACTAATCTCTTCTAACTTAAGCAACATAGTCCCAACCTGCTACTATGTCCTTGCAGCCCTGAAGCTTGCGCCAGTGTGAATAAGTATCTTCAAAAACACTAGCAGAAATGCCAATTCATTTATAGCACTATCTAAAATAGCACAAAAACTATCATAACACATATATTCGCGTTTGTAAACTAAGTTTGAGCCCGTGCAAAAATTCATAATGTCCGCTATACTTTAAAAATCGGAATTTAAAAGGAGTTATGTAAAGATGAATGAAGTTGAAACAACATTATCAATCCAAATGAAACGGATGGCTGTTACATTGCTGGATATGCAGCAAAGCCGTTTTGTGTCCGCAAGTGAAACAATGGATTTATCCGCACTCCAATCTGAAGTGTACAATCAGTTTTTTGAATCCTACATAGATGCGACGATGAATAGCCCGAAATCTGTTGCATGTAAATTTTTAGACCGTGATAATGATATTTTGACGAAAATGAACCGTTATGTAGAATATCCTGATGACACACACTTCTTATCACTGGCCAATGATTTATCAAATAAACTGTATCAAATTATGCAAACGGTATCGAACAGTAACGGTTCGGTATTTGTCGCGCATATTGAACTTATTGGCGAAGATTATATTCTTCTGTTAAAGCTGGATCCAAAAGATGCAGTACAGATTGATTTGGAAACATTGCATTTGAAAACGATCGAAAATATTTTGCCTGATGCATCCAGTCGTGTACAAAAATGTGCACTCATTCGAATGAATTATGATCCGCTCGAAGAAAATATTTATGTACTGGATAAGCAATCGGATGGCGAACCGGCGAAGTTTTTTATGGAAACTTTCTTGCAGGCTACTCCGATTGCATCAGACAAAAAGAAAACAAAAATGCTCATGAAGGAGTTATATGAGAAAATTGCGGAATCACTTAACGAAGAGCAGACTCCCCAACTTCAAAGAGCAATTGACGAGGAATTTGAACACGGTAAATATATTGAGCTCGACGCATCGGTCCATAATATTTATGAAGCGATTGCCCCACCGGAGAATCGGGAAGATTTTGTTGAACAAGGTGCCAAATTGTTTATCAATGAATTCACTGACCGCAATCCAGACTTTACGCCTACATTTGAAGTGAAACGCGATGATTTGCATGTCGTCTATAAATCGGCTGAAGGCGAAATTCTTTTCCGTTATGATAAAGGATTGGACAATATTGATGTAAAGCACGATCAAGTAAGCGGTACGTATACGATTACTATACGTGATGCGGATACAGTAGGTTTTACGCTGCACAAAAAACCGCTATAAGTTTATTGATATTATAATAGGATATAAAAAAGGGGCTGTTTTTTCACAGCCCCTTTTTGCAACCTATTTAGATGTTAACGCAATAAATTCCTCAACATCTTTTTCACAAAGTGCGATTCCTTTTAACCAGAAATCTTCTTTCGTAATGTCTTCACCTAAATGCTTCATTGCCAATTCTTCGACTGTCATGATAGCTGTGTCACGCAACAGAGCCATATACTTCTCTTCGAAGCCCTTACCTTCTTCTTTTGCTTTCGCGTAAATGCTTAATGAGAACAGATAACCGAATGTGTACGGGAAGTTATAGAACGGTACACCTGTAATATAGAAGTGCATTTTAGATGCCCAGAAGTGCGGATGTGTTTCACCTAATCCTCCTGCATGTGCTTCAATTTGAGCTTCTTCCATAAGTTCGTTCAAGCGTTTCGTTGATACAATGCCTTTTTTGCGCTCATCATAAAAACGAGTTTCAAATAAGTAACGCGCATGGATATTCATAAAGAAGGCAACAGAACGTTGAATTTTATCTTCCAGTAATGCAATCTTTTCTTGTTCAGTTGTTGCTTCTTCAACTGCTGCATCTGCAACAATCATTTCTGCAAACGTTGAAGCTGTTTCAGCAACATTCATTGCATAGCGGCGGTTCAACGGATGTACCGGACGCAGTGCATATGAATGGAAAGCATGTCCCAGTTCATGTGCCAATGTCGAAACATTTGACATCGAGCCGGAGTATGTCATGAATATACGAGATTGCTCTGATAATGGCATTCCTGTACAGAAACCGCCAGGACGTTTATTATCACGGTCTTCTGCTTCGATCCACCCGTCTTCAAATGCTGTACGTGCAAAGCTTTCCATTTCCGAACCAAAACGGCCGAAATGTTTTAAGATGAACTCGGCACCCTCCTGGTAAGACATAGTTGCTGATGAATCCGTAACCGGTGCGTCAAAGTCAAACCAGTCCAATTGTTCTGTACCTAATAGATTTGCTTTATGCTGTAAATAACCTGCAAATGTCGCCTTACGAGATGTAATGGCACCCCACATCGCATCGATTGTTTCCTGCTTCATACGGTTAATTTGAAGCGGCTCTTTTGTTACTGAGTACCAGCCGCGCTTTTTATAAACGGCTAAACGGAAACCTGCTAAATGATTCAATGTTTTTGCAAAGAACTCTTCACGTTCTGTAAATACTTTTTCCAATGCTTCAAATGCCGCTTTTCGCACTGTGCGGTCTTTATGTGAACTTAAATTGTTCGCTTGTCCAACTGACAATAGTTTCTTTTCGCCATCCACTTCTACTTCCACTTTAATATCGCCGATCAACATGTTATAAAGTTGGCCCCAAGAACTGTACCCATCAACACCTAAAGCTGAAATTAGCGCTTCTTCTTCTTCGGATAATGATTCTTTCGATTTTTCGCGCCATTCCGTTAAGATAAATTCGAATTGCGCCAATTCTTCTGTCTGCAATAATGCTTCGAAAGTTGACTGTTCAATTTTACCCAATTTTTGATTGAAACTTTCTAAGATTGGCGATGAATTTGCCGCAATACCGGATAATTGGCCTTGCAACAATAATGCATCACGATCAGTCGTGTCTTGCGCAGTTAAGCAAGACAGCACCGCCCCTGCCTGAGAAATGTGGAGCATCACTTCTTTAATGCTTTCCAATATCGATTGGATTTCTAGTGCAGCATCACTATTTTGTGGAACTTCAAATTTGTCGATCTTCTCTTTTAATACTTCTAGTTTAGGAGTCAAACTTTCAATATGCTCGATTAATTGTGGAGAAGCACTACCACCAGGGAAAAACACATCTAAATCCCAAACTTCAGGATATTTAACATTCACCATTCTATTACCTACTTTCTGAATTATATTTCAATTCTTATTTTACTAAAAAATAAGTTAAAATGCTCGAAAATATTTCGGTTTTAGAAATAAAAAAGCTAGCCTGTCTTATCGGCTAGCTCCAGCATTATAAAATTGGTGATAATAACCGCGAAATGGATTCTCGTATTTTCGTCCAAGTTTTGCGTTTTTCATATTGCTCCTTCGTTAATTCAAAACTGTCCTTAATATCTGCTTCAAACAGCTCTCTGCATTGTATAGCCAATTTAGCATCATATAGAATGGCGTTAATTTCAAAATTCAGGCTAAAACTTCGAACATCGATATTGGCCGTTCCAATTGTCGCCACTTCATCGTCAATTACAATCATTTTTGCATGAAGGAAACCTTTTTTATAACGGTATACCCGACCGCCAACTTCCAACAAGTCACCGCTGTATGCTGAATTGGCTCCATATACAAAAGCATGATCGGTTACTTCGGGTGTCATAATGCGCACATCAACACCTGAAGAAGCAGCAATTTGAACCGCATGCATAAATGGTTCGTCCGGTACAAAATATGGCGATTGAATATAAACATACTTTTTGGCACTTAAAATCATCCGGATATAGCTGTTTTTAATCGATTCAAAATCCGTATCAGGGCCACTCGACACAATTTGAACAGGTGTGTCTGCATCAACCGTAAACGTCGGGAAGTATCTTTGTTCGATTTCAGTCAGCTCTTCTTTTCTTGCCTGATACCAGTCAAATAGAAAATGTGCCTGCATGTTATAGACAGAATTGCCTTCGATTCTCAAATGCGTATCGCGCCAATACCCGATTTCATCATCCAAACAGGCATATTCGTTCCCGACATTAAACCCGCCGATATATCCGACTCTCCCGTCAATAATAATGAGTTTCCGATGATTACGAAAATTTATACGTGGATTAAACAGCTTAAAATACGATGAAAAATATGCTTCCACCTGCCCACCGGCATCCGTTAATTTTTTCAGATCCTTTTTGCGTAATGTACGCGAACCTAAATCATCGTACATCATCTGTACTTCAATGCCTTCTTTTGCTTTTTTAACGAGCGCATTAAAAATACTTTTCCCGACATCATCCATTTTATAGATATAGTATTGAATATGAATGGTCTGTTTTGCATTTTCGATATCTTCAATGACCGAACGGAATTTTTCTTTCCCTTCCGAAAGTATTTTGACATCATTTTTCGAACTCAATAATGAATGGTTATAATCAACGTTCATTTTAATTAATGGTGCATGCTTTTTAGTAATGGCATTCGGAAATTCGTATGTTCCCTCTTCCAACGCATTTTTTTGATCCTGGAATATTTCCAGTGTTTCCTCCTGCTGTACCGCATGCCACCTTACAAAATGTTTCTTCTGTAAATTTCGACCTAATAGTAAATATAAAATAAAACCAAAAACTGGTAAGAAAAAGAGCACGAATAACCATGCCCATGTTGATGAAGCGCTTTTTCGGCTGATGAATATTAATACGAGGGCAAACAATATGTTCAATGCAAATAAGGTGACGGTTAAGATACCAGTGACTGTCATGAAATTCATCTCTTTTCATTTTTAATTATTAAGAGAAAACAACTATTAAATGTTATAAATTACTAGTTTTTTCTACTATTTTACTATTCCCTGTAAATATGCATTTAAGACATAGAAATGCATATTTTAAAGGAATCTATTCACTTTTCGGGTGAGGAATGTAATTACATTGAAAACGAAAATACCGCTTACCTGATAAGTAAGCGATAATACTTTAAATACTTTTTTTACTAATCTTCATCCGGTTCGACTATGTTAAACAACAATAAAATAATAACGCTGTAATCCATTCACTCCACTTATTATAGCTCAATCTTCCTAACAATCAATGACTGTACAAAGTTCCTAATTACATAAAAAAGCAGATGCACAAAAATTGTGCATCTACTTATAAATTATCTCATTTTCTTTATGCTTTTTGATATTTGCTTCCATTTACGTTTTTCCGCAAGCTGGGCATCCGTATTCGCCTTTTTCTCGATATAGGCAAGTTCCCGCTGCAGTTTATAGAAACTCGTTAACCTTGCAGCCTCAAGTGCTCCTTCTTCAACTGCCTGCAATACAGCACAACCGGGTTCATTTTTATGCTTACAATCGCGGAATCTGCAGTTTTCCGTAAGCTGTTCAATATCGGAAAAACTTGCATTTAGACTGTCCCCCTGATCCCATAGCTGCAACTCCCGCATTCCTGGAGTGTCAATCAGGCAAGCACCGGATGGTAGAACAACAAGTTCCCGGTGTGTCGTCGTATGGCGGCCTTTTGCATCATCTTCACGGATTGTGGACACTTTCATTTGTTCTGTGTTTAATAAAGCGTTCGTAAGTGTTGACTTCCCTGCACCGGAAGAACCGAGTAATGCCGCAGTTTTCCCTTCAGTTAACAACGCATGTAATGAAACCATTCCTTCACCTGTCTGCGCACTCACCGTCAAAATATCCACACCGAAAGCAACCGATTCAATTTCTTTTAAAAACGGCGTAACATCCTCACATAAATCCGCTTTTGTTAATACGATAACCGGTGTTGCCCCTGAATCCCATGCAGCTACTAAATAGCGTTCCAAACGGCGTATATTGAAGTCATCATTTAAACTCATACCAAGTAAAATGAGATCAACATTTGTTGCCACGATTTGTTCATCGACTTCTAGACCTGCCATTTTTCTTGTGAATTTGGATTTTCGATCAAATAAATGATGAATTATGGCACGCTCTTCTCCCGGCATTTGTTCAATAACGACAAAATCGCCAACAGCCGGGTAATCTTTTCTTGAAAAGGCGTGGTATGCAAAATTTCCGGATACCGTTGCCAAATATTCGCCCTGTTCTGTCAGGACACGGTAAGAATGTTTATGTTCGAGTATGACGCGTCCAACAAGCTTTGTTGTCATATCAATCGTTAATGTTTGTAGTTGTGTATCAAAAAATGCTGTAAAACCTAATTGTTGTAAATTCAATGGAATTGCCTCCTAATGGCGTATGATAGTATTTTTGTTTTTCAGGCAAACAAAAAAACCTTATGACCAGCAATTTTGCCCGTCATAAGGTTTCATACGCACAGTAAAGGAGCGTGACTCTTCTATATTAGAAGGCACTTTTGTGGCGAATGTCATATGACAAGCATAATTGCATTGATTCAATCTCATGTAATTTAGTCATATTCATCACCATCTTTCTCCATTAGTTAATCCAACTATAACAATAGATAGAATGTTTTGTCAATACAGTTTTCAACTATTTTTTACCAAAGTATCGGTTTACTTCTCTTTAAAAGATTGGGAAAATGTAAGCATAGAAAAAACACATTTATTAAGGAGTAATTATAATGAACATTCAACTAATACAATGTACCATTGAAAATTTAGAAACTTTACAAACAATCAGCCGCGATACATTTTACGAAACATTTCATGAGCAAAATAGCGAGGAAAGTATGACAACGTATTTGAACACAGCTTTTTCAGCAGTAAAACTGACAGCTGAGCTTGAAAATAAACACTCACTATTTAAGTTACTGTATGTAAATGAAGAGCTTGCAGGTTATTTAAAAGTTAATATAGATGAAGCCCAGTCCGAACAATTAGGGCCGGATGCACTTGAAGTAGAGCGAATTTATATTCTAAGCCGTTTTCAGAAACTCGGTTTAGGGAAAGTATTGATAAATGAAGCGATCAAACTGGCTAATGAAATGAATAAAAACAAAATTTGGCTCGGTGTATGGGAAAAAAATATGAATGCCATTGCATTTTATGAAAAAGCGGGCTTTGAAAAAACAGGCTCCCATTCATTTTTCATGGGTGAAGAAGAACAAATCGATTTTATTATGACAAAACATTTGTGAGGGAAAACGATGTACATTCCAAAGCAGTATCAGTTAACAGATGAGCAAAAGATTCGTCAGATTATTAAAGAATATAGTTTTGCGACAGTTGTTTCTATTCATCAAGGGGTACCGGAAGCTACTCATTTACCGCTCTATTTAAGTGAAGATGGAAAGTTTCTATATGGTCATTTTGCACGTGCCAACACACAGTGGAAAGATATTCTCGATCAACAGGTGCTCGCAGTTTTTAATGGACCTCATAGCTATATCTCCTCTTCCTGGTACGAAACAAAAGATTCAGTACCAACATGGAATTATGTATCTGTCCATGTAAAGGGTCTTGTCGAAATGATGGAGGATGAGGAAGAAATCCGAAGATCTCTTCACCATTTAATTGAGAAGTATGAAACTCCAAATAGCTCCTATGATGTAAATGATGTCGACTCCAAATATATGACCGGCTTATTGAAAGGTATTGTGCCGTTCAAATTACGAATAAGCACAATTGAAGCTGCTGCAAAATTGAGCCAAGGTCATTCGAAAGAACGCCAAAAACTCGTCATCGATGAATTACTAAAACGGAATGACGGTTTTGATGAAGTTATCGCTAAATTGATGATGGAAAATTAACGCATTGTAAAATGTTAGAATTATTTAAATAGTCTTATATTTTAATTGACACCTTTACCCTGATATGGTAAATTTATCTCGAATTCAAGGTAAAGAATTTCTTGAGTTTCATAATAGTTGGGAGGAATTTATCATGGCAAAATGGCAAATCGATCAGGCACACTCAACAATTGGTTTTGAAGTCAAGCATATGATGGTGTCGAAAGTAAAAGGTCAGTTTACTAATTACTCAGCGGATGTAGAAGTTGATAATTTAGAAGATTTAACATCGGCAAAAATTGATATTACTATCGATACAACAAGTATTAATACAAGCAATGAAGATCGTGACAACCACTTAAAATCAGCGGAATTCTTTGATATTGAGCAATTCCCTGACATTAAGTTTAATTCGACAAACATCACAAAAGATGGTGACGATTATAAAGTTTCAGGCGATTTGACGATTAAAGATGTAACAAAACCGGCAGTATTTGATGTGGAATATGGCGGTAAAGGAACAAACCCATGGGGTGTTGAAGTTTATGGTTTTGAAGCGGAAACAAAAATTGACCGTGAAGAATTCGGCCTTACATGGAATGCAGCACTTGAAACAGGCGGCGTATTAGTAGGTAAAGATATTAAGATTAAAGTGGAACTTGAATTAAACCCAGCACAATAATTATTAATGA is from Solibacillus isronensis and encodes:
- a CDS encoding DUF378 domain-containing protein; translated protein: MGALYRIALVLVIIGAINWGLIGFFKFDLVASLFGGQTAGLSRIVYALVGLAGLACIPLLMKNLDEEDNATVTHTRATNRPNYNMEAGKEADFSEYAKQKNKNNNNNNNEK
- a CDS encoding YpjP family protein, which translates into the protein MKKWIYKSLVVSVALLSFGLITPKHEIWANFDEDRHGKSVLDRPSDNHISAAYQLDDIIVDEKPLPTTDDFVSAAKEQSYIKFGTKVGPVIEQQFETDIFPKIEEAIAMTVERVGDEKLRNLTVSEKPSGDYSEKIFHIVDSKSKTDVIRFHVRTENRPFDGYYYNFHYHTFEDNYSKHYDLGEIYWSKNTPPKWLS
- a CDS encoding nucleoid-associated protein — encoded protein: MNEVETTLSIQMKRMAVTLLDMQQSRFVSASETMDLSALQSEVYNQFFESYIDATMNSPKSVACKFLDRDNDILTKMNRYVEYPDDTHFLSLANDLSNKLYQIMQTVSNSNGSVFVAHIELIGEDYILLLKLDPKDAVQIDLETLHLKTIENILPDASSRVQKCALIRMNYDPLEENIYVLDKQSDGEPAKFFMETFLQATPIASDKKKTKMLMKELYEKIAESLNEEQTPQLQRAIDEEFEHGKYIELDASVHNIYEAIAPPENREDFVEQGAKLFINEFTDRNPDFTPTFEVKRDDLHVVYKSAEGEILFRYDKGLDNIDVKHDQVSGTYTITIRDADTVGFTLHKKPL
- a CDS encoding M3 family oligoendopeptidase, producing the protein MVNVKYPEVWDLDVFFPGGSASPQLIEHIESLTPKLEVLKEKIDKFEVPQNSDAALEIQSILESIKEVMLHISQAGAVLSCLTAQDTTDRDALLLQGQLSGIAANSSPILESFNQKLGKIEQSTFEALLQTEELAQFEFILTEWREKSKESLSEEEEALISALGVDGYSSWGQLYNMLIGDIKVEVEVDGEKKLLSVGQANNLSSHKDRTVRKAAFEALEKVFTEREEFFAKTLNHLAGFRLAVYKKRGWYSVTKEPLQINRMKQETIDAMWGAITSRKATFAGYLQHKANLLGTEQLDWFDFDAPVTDSSATMSYQEGAEFILKHFGRFGSEMESFARTAFEDGWIEAEDRDNKRPGGFCTGMPLSEQSRIFMTYSGSMSNVSTLAHELGHAFHSYALRPVHPLNRRYAMNVAETASTFAEMIVADAAVEEATTEQEKIALLEDKIQRSVAFFMNIHARYLFETRFYDERKKGIVSTKRLNELMEEAQIEAHAGGLGETHPHFWASKMHFYITGVPFYNFPYTFGYLFSLSIYAKAKEEGKGFEEKYMALLRDTAIMTVEELAMKHLGEDITKEDFWLKGIALCEKDVEEFIALTSK
- the cls gene encoding cardiolipin synthase, which codes for MTVTGILTVTLFALNILFALVLIFISRKSASSTWAWLFVLFFLPVFGFILYLLLGRNLQKKHFVRWHAVQQEETLEIFQDQKNALEEGTYEFPNAITKKHAPLIKMNVDYNHSLLSSKNDVKILSEGKEKFRSVIEDIENAKQTIHIQYYIYKMDDVGKSIFNALVKKAKEGIEVQMMYDDLGSRTLRKKDLKKLTDAGGQVEAYFSSYFKLFNPRINFRNHRKLIIIDGRVGYIGGFNVGNEYACLDDEIGYWRDTHLRIEGNSVYNMQAHFLFDWYQARKEELTEIEQRYFPTFTVDADTPVQIVSSGPDTDFESIKNSYIRMILSAKKYVYIQSPYFVPDEPFMHAVQIAASSGVDVRIMTPEVTDHAFVYGANSAYSGDLLEVGGRVYRYKKGFLHAKMIVIDDEVATIGTANIDVRSFSLNFEINAILYDAKLAIQCRELFEADIKDSFELTKEQYEKRKTWTKIRESISRLLSPIL
- the rsgA gene encoding ribosome small subunit-dependent GTPase A, translating into MNLQQLGFTAFFDTQLQTLTIDMTTKLVGRVILEHKHSYRVLTEQGEYLATVSGNFAYHAFSRKDYPAVGDFVVIEQMPGEERAIIHHLFDRKSKFTRKMAGLEVDEQIVATNVDLILLGMSLNDDFNIRRLERYLVAAWDSGATPVIVLTKADLCEDVTPFLKEIESVAFGVDILTVSAQTGEGMVSLHALLTEGKTAALLGSSGAGKSTLTNALLNTEQMKVSTIREDDAKGRHTTTHRELVVLPSGACLIDTPGMRELQLWDQGDSLNASFSDIEQLTENCRFRDCKHKNEPGCAVLQAVEEGALEAARLTSFYKLQRELAYIEKKANTDAQLAEKRKWKQISKSIKKMR
- a CDS encoding GNAT family N-acetyltransferase — protein: MNIQLIQCTIENLETLQTISRDTFYETFHEQNSEESMTTYLNTAFSAVKLTAELENKHSLFKLLYVNEELAGYLKVNIDEAQSEQLGPDALEVERIYILSRFQKLGLGKVLINEAIKLANEMNKNKIWLGVWEKNMNAIAFYEKAGFEKTGSHSFFMGEEEQIDFIMTKHL
- a CDS encoding FMN-binding negative transcriptional regulator encodes the protein MYIPKQYQLTDEQKIRQIIKEYSFATVVSIHQGVPEATHLPLYLSEDGKFLYGHFARANTQWKDILDQQVLAVFNGPHSYISSSWYETKDSVPTWNYVSVHVKGLVEMMEDEEEIRRSLHHLIEKYETPNSSYDVNDVDSKYMTGLLKGIVPFKLRISTIEAAAKLSQGHSKERQKLVIDELLKRNDGFDEVIAKLMMEN
- a CDS encoding YceI family protein, which translates into the protein MAKWQIDQAHSTIGFEVKHMMVSKVKGQFTNYSADVEVDNLEDLTSAKIDITIDTTSINTSNEDRDNHLKSAEFFDIEQFPDIKFNSTNITKDGDDYKVSGDLTIKDVTKPAVFDVEYGGKGTNPWGVEVYGFEAETKIDREEFGLTWNAALETGGVLVGKDIKIKVELELNPAQ